A genomic segment from Callithrix jacchus isolate 240 chromosome 8, calJac240_pri, whole genome shotgun sequence encodes:
- the LOC100395507 gene encoding putative serpin A13, with product MSRALDSSLYHEAPPTSPLLTSFLPRTPEDMDTPQWWPVVTVLTAGAHFAALVDQEASHLIHFGPKESSPGPALPQISVSNIDFAFNLRRQLALNNRGGNILFSSASISLALAMLSLGAPVASRTQLLEGLGFNLTVVSEAEIQEGFWDLLLRLLGQGPQLLLTTAQCGFSGLGSGTNQSLEEAPKHIDEYIEKQTQGKLGAWEKDLGSEMAAVPVNPILLRAEWTKPFDSAATSPKEVFVHKHRTVWVSMMKEKASHHFLHDPELWGSVLQMDHAGNTTTFFIFPNRGKVRQLKDTLLPEILVKWDSLLRTRELDFHFPKFSISRTYRLEVERQE from the exons ATGAGCAGAGCCCTGGACTCCTCCCTGTACCATGAGGCGCCTCCCACCTCTCCCCTCCTCACAAGCTTCCT ACCAAGGACCCCAGAGGATATGGACACCCCTCAGTGGTGGCCGGTAGTCACTGTGCTCACGGCTGGGGCTCATTTTGCGGCCCTGGTTGACCAAGAAGCTTCTCATCTCATCCATTTTGGCCCCAAGGAAAGCAGCCCTGGGCCTGCCCTGCCACAAATCTCTGTGAGCAACATAGACTTTGCCTTCAACCTCCGCAGACAGTTGGCTTTGAACAACCGTGGAGGGAACATTCTCTTCTCCTCGGCAAGCATCTCCCTGGCCTTGGCCATGCTTTCTCTCGGGGCCCCAGTGGCCAGCAGGACCCAGCTCCTGGAGGGTCTGGGGTTCAATCTCACTGTGGTATCTGAGGCAGAGATCCAGGAGGGCTTCTGGGATCTGCTGCTCAGGCTCCTGGGGCAGGGTCCCCAGCTCCTCCTGACCACGGCCCAGTGCGGGTTCAGTGGCCTGGGCTCAGGGACCAACCAGAGCCTAGAGGAGGCCCCAAAACACATTGATGAATACATAGAGAAGCAGACCCAGGGGAAGCTCGGGGCCTGGGAAAAGGACCTCGGCAGTGAAATGGCAGCGGTTCCGGTGAATCCCATACTCCTCAGAG CTGAGTGGACAAAGCCCTTTGACTCAGCTGCCACCAGCCCAAAGGAGGTCTTCGTACACAAGCACAGGACTGTGTGGGTGTCCATGATGAAGGAGAAGGCCAGCCACCACTTCCTGCATGACCCTGAGCTGTGGGGCTCTGTGCTGCAGATGGACCATGCTGGGAACACCACCACCTTCTTCATCTTCCCCAATAGGGGCAAGGTGAGGCAGCTGAAAGATACTCTGCTGCCTGAAATACTGGTTAAGTGGGACAGTCTGCTCAGGACCAG AGAACTCGATTTCCACTTCCCCAAGTTTTCCATTTCCAGAACCTACAGACTGGAGGTGGAGCGACAAGAGTGA